In one window of Deinococcus sonorensis KR-87 DNA:
- a CDS encoding alpha/beta fold hydrolase: protein MTSTESRTLRLDLPDLGPVPLQFDARGEGRPFLLLHGGAGPASVARFAEQLATARAARVYTPTHPGFQGIERPAELTTPRQLAAVYEALLVALDLTDVTVVGNSIGGWIAAELALRHPARVSSIVLVNAVGVDLPEHPVADFFTLTFDQIAEYSYAEPDRYRLNPAQLSPEAQRVMALNRAALAVYGGEPSMVDPGLPARLPGITLPTLVVWGEADRITDPQNGRAYADAIPGAQFVLMEGTGHLPQIESPERLLELLWAFAADHPAARP from the coding sequence ATGACGTCCACCGAATCGCGCACCCTGCGTCTCGACCTCCCCGACCTCGGCCCGGTGCCGCTGCAGTTCGACGCGCGCGGTGAGGGCCGTCCGTTCCTGCTGCTCCACGGCGGCGCGGGCCCCGCGTCCGTCGCCCGCTTCGCCGAGCAGCTGGCCACAGCGCGTGCCGCGCGCGTGTATACCCCCACCCACCCGGGCTTCCAGGGCATCGAACGTCCCGCGGAGCTCACCACCCCACGCCAGCTCGCGGCCGTGTACGAGGCGCTGCTCGTGGCCCTCGACCTGACAGACGTCACGGTCGTCGGCAACTCCATCGGCGGGTGGATCGCCGCGGAGCTCGCGCTGCGCCACCCCGCCCGCGTGTCAAGCATCGTGCTGGTCAATGCCGTCGGTGTGGACCTGCCGGAGCACCCGGTCGCGGACTTCTTCACGCTGACGTTCGACCAGATCGCCGAGTACAGTTACGCCGAGCCGGACCGGTACCGCCTGAACCCGGCGCAGCTGAGCCCGGAGGCGCAGCGCGTCATGGCACTGAACCGCGCCGCGCTGGCTGTGTACGGGGGCGAGCCGTCCATGGTGGACCCGGGGCTGCCCGCCCGGCTGCCCGGCATCACGCTCCCCACTCTGGTCGTGTGGGGCGAAGCGGACCGCATCACCGACCCGCAGAACGGCCGCGCCTACGCCGACGCCATCCCCGGCGCGCAGTTCGTCTTGATGGAAGGCACCGGGCACCTGCCACAGATCGAGTCTCCGGAGCGCCTGCTTGAACTGCTGTGGGCGTTTGCGGCTGACCACCCGGCTGC
- a CDS encoding MerR family transcriptional regulator — translation MSDHGETGTAAHPTGRAEADRWTIGVFAREVRLSIKALRLYDAAGLLVPRVRDPHSGYRFYHPDQRARAQLIALLRQLDMPLGQIADVLDLPAGQAAARIGRYWQQVEREQAVKRQLAQYLQRHLEGTGDTMFEVHDHVRPAQQVAALSANVPIAGLEGFLREARVHLFDALRGAGAHADHGWFVVFHGQVNEDSDGPVELCVPFEGHLQPAGQLVVRTDAAGRELYTTVTRRQWAFPGILEAYDAVATAIQRQGLQMAGAPREVYWTEPDRVDEDERVCTIAWPVQG, via the coding sequence GTGAGTGACCACGGCGAGACCGGCACCGCTGCACACCCGACCGGACGCGCGGAAGCGGATCGGTGGACCATCGGGGTGTTCGCCCGCGAGGTCCGGCTGTCCATCAAGGCCCTGCGCCTGTACGACGCCGCGGGACTGCTGGTGCCCCGCGTGCGGGATCCGCACAGTGGCTACCGCTTCTACCACCCGGATCAACGGGCCCGCGCCCAGCTGATTGCCCTGCTGCGACAACTCGACATGCCGCTGGGCCAGATCGCGGACGTGCTTGACCTGCCGGCTGGGCAGGCGGCCGCGCGGATCGGCCGTTACTGGCAGCAGGTGGAGCGTGAGCAGGCCGTCAAGCGGCAGTTGGCGCAGTACCTGCAACGCCATCTCGAGGGAACAGGAGACACCATGTTCGAAGTGCACGACCATGTCCGTCCAGCGCAGCAGGTCGCGGCGCTGAGCGCCAACGTCCCCATTGCCGGTCTGGAGGGCTTCCTGCGCGAAGCCCGGGTGCACCTGTTCGACGCGCTGCGTGGCGCCGGGGCCCACGCTGACCACGGCTGGTTCGTGGTCTTTCACGGGCAGGTGAACGAGGACAGTGACGGCCCGGTGGAGCTCTGCGTGCCGTTCGAGGGCCACCTTCAGCCGGCAGGCCAGCTGGTGGTGCGAACCGACGCCGCCGGCCGCGAACTGTACACCACCGTGACCCGACGGCAGTGGGCCTTTCCCGGCATCCTCGAAGCGTATGACGCGGTGGCGACCGCGATTCAGCGCCAGGGGCTCCAGATGGCGGGCGCGCCGCGGGAGGTGTACTGGACGGAACCCGACCGGGTGGACGAGGACGAGCGCGTCTGCACCATCGCGTGGCCCGTGCAGGGGTGA
- a CDS encoding (2Fe-2S)-binding protein has protein sequence MTNPIDSRPAQDHTLPVSLHVNGEARQVDVPPQATLLDVLRERLGLTGSKKGCNHGQCGACTVHVDGEPYLSCLTLTLSLEGRSVTTIEGLADGAALHPVQRAFIEHDAFQCGYCTPGQIMSAVACLQSRHAQDEAALKDFMSGNLCRCAAYPQIVRAVQSLVEEPARAAL, from the coding sequence ATGACGAACCCGATCGATTCCCGCCCGGCGCAGGACCACACCCTGCCCGTCTCGCTGCACGTGAACGGTGAAGCACGCCAGGTGGACGTGCCGCCCCAGGCGACCCTCCTGGACGTGCTGCGCGAGCGCCTCGGGCTGACCGGAAGCAAGAAGGGCTGCAATCACGGCCAGTGCGGCGCCTGCACCGTTCACGTGGACGGCGAGCCGTACCTCTCGTGCCTGACGCTCACGCTCTCGCTGGAGGGCCGGTCCGTGACGACCATCGAGGGGCTGGCGGACGGGGCAGCGCTGCACCCGGTGCAGCGGGCCTTCATCGAGCACGACGCGTTCCAGTGCGGCTACTGCACGCCAGGGCAGATCATGTCGGCGGTCGCGTGCCTGCAGTCCCGGCACGCGCAGGACGAGGCGGCCCTCAAAGACTTCATGAGCGGCAACCTGTGCCGCTGCGCCGCGTACCCGCAGATCGTGCGGGCCGTGCAGAGCCTCGTCGAGGAGCCGGCCCGTGCGGCCCTTTGA
- a CDS encoding FAD binding domain-containing protein, whose product MRPFEYLRAGSEAEAVASGGRFLAGGTNLLDLMRLDVERPARLTDITRLPLRDIQETAGGGLRIGALASNTSVAEHPLVRARAPLLSEALLAGASQQLRNMASMSGNIMQRTRCPYFRNLDFPHCNKRELGSGCGALEGDHRKHAVLGTSSCCVAVHASDAAVALVALDCSVTLHGPEGEREVPLRDFLLQPGDHPEREHDLRRGELIVALTLPALPWAVNATYLKVRERESYAFALASAAVAADLDGRTVRDVRIALGGVGTVPWRATAAEAQLRGQPATRANFEAAALAALAGAQPLPQNRYKVQLASSVIVRALERVTGASA is encoded by the coding sequence GTGCGGCCCTTTGAGTACCTGCGGGCGGGCAGCGAAGCGGAGGCGGTGGCTTCGGGCGGGCGCTTCCTCGCCGGCGGCACCAACCTGCTGGACCTGATGCGGCTGGACGTGGAGCGCCCGGCCCGCCTCACCGACATCACCCGCCTGCCGTTGCGGGACATCCAGGAGACGGCCGGCGGCGGCCTGCGGATCGGGGCGCTCGCCAGCAACACCAGCGTGGCGGAGCACCCGCTGGTGCGGGCACGCGCCCCGCTGCTCAGCGAGGCGCTGCTCGCCGGCGCGTCCCAGCAGCTGCGCAACATGGCGTCGATGTCCGGGAACATCATGCAGCGCACCCGCTGCCCGTACTTCCGCAACCTCGACTTTCCGCACTGCAACAAGCGCGAGCTCGGCAGCGGCTGCGGCGCCCTGGAAGGCGACCACCGCAAGCACGCGGTCCTCGGCACCTCCTCCTGCTGCGTCGCCGTGCACGCCTCGGACGCGGCGGTGGCGCTGGTGGCGCTCGACTGCAGCGTGACGCTGCACGGCCCGGAGGGGGAGCGGGAGGTGCCGCTCCGCGACTTCCTGCTGCAGCCGGGCGACCACCCGGAGCGGGAGCACGACCTGCGCCGCGGCGAACTGATCGTGGCGCTGACCCTGCCGGCCTTGCCGTGGGCGGTGAACGCCACCTACCTCAAGGTCCGCGAGCGCGAGTCGTATGCCTTCGCGCTGGCCTCGGCGGCCGTGGCGGCCGATCTGGACGGCCGCACGGTCCGTGACGTGCGGATCGCCCTGGGCGGGGTGGGGACGGTGCCGTGGCGCGCGACCGCCGCCGAGGCGCAGCTGCGCGGCCAGCCGGCGACCCGGGCGAACTTCGAGGCCGCGGCCCTCGCCGCGCTGGCCGGCGCGCAGCCGCTGCCGCAGAACCGCTACAAGGTCCAGCTGGCGAGCAGCGTCATCGTGCGTGCCCTGGAGCGCGTGACCGGGGCGAGCGCATGA
- a CDS encoding MarR family winged helix-turn-helix transcriptional regulator has product MATEEDVARAIKRVQHRHHRAFTAALADLGVSLVQWDTLRHLHRHPDASLHDLAQLTFQTDQAFGTLATRMTERGLIERVNGPGRAVRHTITARGEAVRVAGERRVRDTTRRSLAQLHPNDLDLLARLLTTILDTPLDHVPGTPKGDEAP; this is encoded by the coding sequence ATGGCGACCGAAGAGGACGTGGCCCGCGCCATCAAGCGGGTGCAGCACCGCCATCACCGGGCCTTCACTGCCGCGCTCGCCGATCTGGGCGTCTCGCTGGTGCAGTGGGATACGCTGCGCCACCTGCACCGCCACCCGGACGCGTCGCTGCACGACCTCGCCCAGCTGACCTTCCAGACGGACCAGGCGTTCGGCACCCTGGCCACCCGCATGACGGAACGCGGCTTGATCGAGCGCGTCAACGGGCCGGGCCGAGCCGTGCGCCACACCATCACTGCCCGTGGCGAAGCCGTGCGCGTCGCGGGCGAGCGCCGGGTGCGCGACACCACCCGCCGGTCCCTCGCCCAGCTGCACCCGAACGACCTCGACCTGCTCGCCCGGCTGCTCACCACTATCCTGGACACCCCGCTCGACCACGTCCCCGGCACCCCCAAGGGGGACGAGGCGCCTTGA